Proteins from a genomic interval of uncultured Desulfuromusa sp.:
- a CDS encoding CDGSH iron-sulfur domain-containing protein, with protein MNNDAGMPIAVTLEPGIYYRCTCGQSESLPFCDGHHQGGEATPFRFELKTREKVYLCSCGESQNQPYCDGGCGVDLP; from the coding sequence GTGAACAATGATGCGGGAATGCCAATCGCAGTGACTCTTGAACCCGGAATTTACTACCGCTGCACATGTGGTCAGTCTGAAAGTTTACCTTTTTGTGATGGCCATCATCAGGGCGGGGAGGCGACACCATTCAGATTTGAGCTGAAAACTCGAGAGAAAGTCTATTTATGCAGCTGTGGCGAAAGTCAGAACCAGCCTTACTGCGATGGTGGTTGCGGTGTTGACCTGCCTTGA
- a CDS encoding YceI family protein has translation MIKKMFALLFVILLLSTPSFAEKFQVDTAHTQIHFSVQHLVVFKVRGNFTDFTGLIEADSKNRTLISAEATIQAASIDTRIDKRDQHLRSADFFDTANYPQIHFKSKSVTGSGDHIIMVGDITIKGITKEITLEGRFLGTAAGPDGRLRAGFEASGMLNRKDFGLNWNKVTETGSIIVGDDVQIGLEVESVINN, from the coding sequence ATGATTAAAAAAATGTTTGCACTCTTATTCGTCATTCTGTTGCTTTCCACACCCTCTTTTGCTGAAAAATTTCAGGTCGACACCGCTCATACGCAAATTCACTTTTCGGTACAGCATCTGGTCGTTTTTAAGGTTCGCGGGAATTTCACCGATTTTACGGGGTTGATTGAAGCCGATTCAAAAAACAGAACTTTGATTTCCGCTGAAGCAACCATTCAGGCAGCATCCATTGACACCCGCATAGATAAACGCGACCAGCATCTGCGCAGTGCCGATTTTTTTGATACGGCCAATTATCCACAAATACATTTCAAAAGTAAAAGTGTCACCGGCAGCGGAGACCATATCATTATGGTGGGGGATATAACAATTAAAGGTATCACCAAAGAAATCACCCTGGAAGGACGTTTTCTTGGAACAGCTGCCGGTCCCGATGGCAGACTCAGAGCTGGATTTGAAGCATCCGGGATGCTGAACCGAAAAGACTTTGGCCTCAACTGGAATAAAGTGACGGAGACCGGAAGCATCATTGTCGGTGATGATGTTCAGATTGGTCTGGAGGTCGAATCGGTTATCAACAATTGA
- a CDS encoding shikimate kinase: MQKNIILIGMPGAGKSTIGVILAKRIGFHFIDTDLLIQAQEKLRLQQIIDIRGLENFRQVEEQVLLDLHTEHSVIATGGSVVYGKNGLKKLGESGVLIYIHVPLLLLQQRIADMGQRGLVMSKGQSFQDLYQERTPLYEKFADITIFSAEQNAEQVAAQIERKLISLGNALPSESHANRE, from the coding sequence ATGCAAAAAAATATTATCTTGATTGGCATGCCCGGAGCGGGGAAAAGTACTATCGGAGTCATTCTGGCCAAAAGGATCGGGTTTCATTTTATTGATACTGATTTACTGATTCAGGCTCAGGAAAAACTTCGCCTGCAGCAGATTATCGATATCCGGGGACTGGAAAATTTTCGTCAAGTAGAGGAACAGGTTCTACTCGATCTTCATACTGAACATAGCGTTATTGCGACAGGAGGCTCTGTTGTCTACGGCAAAAATGGACTGAAAAAATTGGGAGAGAGTGGTGTCTTGATATACATCCATGTCCCCCTTTTGTTATTACAGCAACGAATTGCAGACATGGGTCAACGTGGACTGGTGATGTCCAAGGGGCAAAGTTTTCAAGATCTTTACCAGGAGCGTACGCCACTTTACGAGAAGTTTGCAGACATAACCATATTCAGTGCCGAGCAAAATGCTGAACAGGTCGCGGCACAGATAGAAAGAAAACTTATATCCCTCGGAAATGCACTTCCATCTGAGTCCCACGCAAACAGGGAATGA
- a CDS encoding tetratricopeptide repeat protein: MGPDQLDDLLLKGIEAAEKGYIHSAQVFLGQVSEHRKTPELQSYLAYCLAKGQGRIHSAAKICRESIKREPDNSVHYLILGRILLLSGDKGKAIKTLRQGLRASPNPLIIDELKKLGLRKPTVLKSLKRNHPINRILGKIFGALGLR, encoded by the coding sequence ATGGGCCCGGACCAACTTGATGATTTACTCCTAAAAGGGATTGAAGCCGCTGAAAAAGGCTATATTCATTCAGCGCAGGTCTTTCTCGGGCAGGTCTCTGAACATCGAAAAACCCCAGAATTACAAAGTTATCTGGCGTACTGTCTGGCAAAAGGTCAGGGACGCATCCATTCGGCAGCAAAAATCTGTCGTGAATCCATTAAGCGTGAGCCTGACAACTCAGTTCATTATCTCATTCTGGGACGAATCCTGCTGTTATCGGGAGACAAAGGAAAAGCGATCAAAACATTGCGTCAGGGCCTTAGAGCCAGCCCAAATCCTTTAATTATTGATGAACTGAAAAAACTGGGACTGCGAAAACCAACTGTTTTAAAAAGCCTCAAACGAAACCACCCCATCAACAGAATTCTGGGGAAAATATTCGGAGCTCTGGGACTCCGATAG
- a CDS encoding YaiI/YqxD family protein, which translates to MKIWIDADACPKQIKELLYRVAERTKIILTLVANRSLGHPGSQWIRSIQVEAGADVADQEIIRLLESGDLVVTADIPLAAETISKGGHALDPRGIFFSEENIRERLSVRNFMDDLRSSGVETGGPAAYSPKDKQRFANELDRFLTRHR; encoded by the coding sequence ATGAAAATCTGGATTGATGCAGATGCGTGTCCAAAACAGATAAAAGAGCTTCTTTATCGGGTCGCTGAGCGAACGAAAATTATCCTGACTTTGGTCGCCAATCGTTCACTGGGGCATCCAGGTTCACAATGGATTCGTTCCATTCAGGTTGAAGCCGGGGCCGATGTTGCCGATCAGGAGATTATTCGTTTATTGGAGAGCGGGGACCTTGTTGTCACCGCGGATATTCCTCTGGCTGCCGAGACAATCAGTAAAGGTGGTCATGCTTTGGATCCGCGCGGTATTTTTTTCAGTGAGGAGAATATTCGCGAGCGCCTCTCGGTGCGTAATTTTATGGATGATCTGCGCAGTAGTGGAGTTGAAACAGGAGGTCCTGCAGCATACAGTCCCAAGGATAAACAGAGGTTTGCAAATGAACTGGATCGTTTTCTGACGCGGCATAGATGA